TTCTGGGATACTCCTGGCTTGAAGCCGTCATCTTCCTTATCGGCATCATCGTGGCTAATGTCCCGGAAGGTCTGCTGGCAACTGTGACTGTGAGTATACGGGGCAAAGGCCCCTTCTTTACATGTCGGGTCTGCAGCTGTGTGATATTATCAGATGGAAATTGGCATTATATACTCTTTACTGACCACAGAGGTATGACATCTAGTCTAgcttcatatttattcataaatattGGGAAACCTAAATGATTATTTGGGATCAGATACTTTGTAGCCCTATCTCATCACATTCCGGTAGCGAGGCGACGGTCAAGCGTGAGGAAGGGCACATAGTCTTAACTTTTATGTCAATTTGTAAATTCCGATTTATGGTAGATACAATGGAAGAGGTGTTTGGGGACTTTAACCCATTGGGAACATAAGACAATGCCAAGGACCAGGACTGGTAGAAAAATGGCAGACTAAGTGATACCATTGGCGAGAACTGGATTATGACCATCGACCATGTTGTCTACTAAATCTGTTTCCTCGCTGTGTTACTAGGCCTCTCGGCTAACTTGATACCCTCTGGCTGAATACTTCCAGCCCTGTCCTGACGATATTCACAGGGTGCAAAGGCAGGGGCAGTTAAAAATGCTATTTCTGACTGCTTGCCCATCGAACGATGTTAGTTTTTGAAGGGATGAGACCCTGGTGGAAGCAGCAATGGATTTTACTTACCGCGCTTACTCTTCCCCTTCCCAGGTCTGTTTGACTCTGACTGCCAAGCGCATGGCCCGGAAGAACTGCCTGGTGAAGAACTTAGAAGCCGTGGAGACGCTGGGATCCACGTCTACCATCTGCTCTGACAAGACCGGGACCCTCACACAGAACCGTATGACTGTGGCCCACATGTGGTTCGACAACCAGATCCACGAGGCAGACACCACAGAGGATCAGTCAGGTACagaaataataacacatatagCGATATCACCTTTCACACAACATAACACTATAGCTCCTTTTAAGTAATTATAATGtctattctttttatttgtttaaagtttTCCCCATTTAATTAACCAAATGTATCTTCTTATCCTGTTTGTACTCCCTTCTCTTAtctccttttttccttctatgtCTATTACTGTGAAcaatctcctttttttcctccctcaCCAACCGTTGTCTCTTTTTAGGCGCATCATTTGATAAGAGTTCTCCTACTTGGGTGGCCTTAGCTCGGATTGCTGCTCTGTGCAACCGCGCCGCCTTCAAAGCAGGAAACGATAACATTCCCATACTGAAGGTGAGAGCCGTCACTCATCCACGGAGCGGGCAATGAGCTACGATGTGCCAATAACGCGCCATACGCCGTTACGCAGAGCATGTCGTCTCCTATCGTGTCTCCGGTTTCGGTTATGGAATGTTAAGGTTAAACCTCTTGGCCTAAATATTAATGCTTGACCTCGTCTTGATTTCCGTAGAGGGACGTTGCAGGTGACGCTTCTGAGTCTGCTCTCCTAAAGTGCATTGAATTGTCCTGCGGGTCGGTGAAACTcatgagagagaagaacaagaaggtgGCGGAGATTCCATTCAACTCTACCAACAAGTATCAGGTTAGTTACGCTTTCCCAAAACGATCTTCACGGAAAAAGGATCCTGAGGTGGATACTCAACGTTATTGGAGTAAacataaaagtgagaaaatattatataatcatataaacGATTCCAGCTTCACCAAAGAGAATACATCTAGTCTTATAAACTGCAGTATCTATGGTCTAATCGGTCTATGAGGTTTTTGATGCCATTAGAAGGCTCGTATCCTAGCTCCTCACACCTGCTCCTACCACCCTGACCTTCTGACTTTGAGTACACGCCTTCGGTGAAGCACATAGTCTGACCGCAATCTTGTACAAGGAAATGTGACTTTTCCAGAAACCATTTCTCGCTCTTGCATTGTCGGCATTATGGTGGGAACGAGAAGAAGCAAGAACTTTACATCCAGTTCTCCAACAAGGAATGGAGATAAGGGCAACTTATAGGCTTAATGCCACCCGTTGTCACTTTACACAAGATGACGTTAAAATAGTCATGCCGACATTATAAAGACCGGCTTCTTTTCTGTTTGGCAAGATAGTTCTCACCCACCCTTACTAGACCCCTTTCTCACCAAATCCACATCCCTTACTGTGACGCTCTTCCCCTGCCGCCTCTTTCATTGTTATCCCCCCTGCAGATTAGTCACAGCTGGTGCAGGATCCCGGCTTGATCCTTCTtagcattcattttaaaatgacataaaagcTTTTTAACCCTGCGTATTCCAATGACTAGTCCGAGCACCATGATCACACCATGTATTGTGTCTTTGTAAGGGTAGGCTGTCAgaaattatgtatgtatgtatatatatattatattatattatattatatataatagtatttaTATTAGAAGAACATTTAAGAAATCAgcataaatcatttatttgcctctcaaatctgtattttttctaCTATCCAAATGCGTAACCTTGatttattgatgttatttaaATGCTACTCGACTGAATAGTTTAGTTCCCTTTTAATGAATATACAAACCACCTTTCTCCTATCTCAGTTATCCATCCACGAGACTGAGGACCCCAACGATAACCGCTATCTGCTGGTCATGAAGGGAGCCCCAGAGAGGATTCTGGAAAACTGTTCCACCATTTTAATCCAAGGAAAGGAACAGCCATTGGACGACGAGCTTAAAGAGGCCTTCCAAAATGCCTACTTGGAACTGGGTGGCCTGGGAGAAAGGGTGCTGGGTATGTTGAAGAACTAGATAAATTGTTGgagctgtataaaaaaaaagattataataataatgctaataaaaataataataatgctaataataatgctaataataatgctaataataataataatgctaataataataataaaatgcttgTGTTTCTGGGACATGTGACTTCAGTGCATTTCTCTCCAACAGGATTCTGCCACTATTACTTCCCCGAGGAGCTGCATCCCAAGGGCTTTGCTTTTGATACAGAGGACCTTAACTTCAGCACCGAGAACCTTTGCTTTGTTGGTCTCATGTCCATGATTGACCCTCCCAGGGCAGCCGTGCCAGACGCCGTGGGGAAATGCCGAAGTGCAGGAATCAAGGTGAGGAGGGCACAGGCGGATATTATTGCACCGCCGTATAATCTATTCGTTATCACCAGAGCACCCTGGTTGTCCCCGAGGCCCGTGTCCAAAGATGTAGACGTTACATTTGGACCGAACATTtctgaaaaaacattttattctccATGTTTACACTTAAATTTATGGTATCCCACAGTCCCTTTTTCCCAGTACCCCCaaatcaacttttttttgcaatcttGGGGTCAACAGTTCCAGATTTGTGTTAATGCTGCCTGTAAATTGTTACATGGAACATGGGGAATTCTAATCAGATTGTTCTTCTCATTCTAGGTGATTATGGTAACTGGTGACCATCCCATTACAGCCAAAGCTATTGCCAAAGGAGTTGGGATTATTTCTGAGGGTAACGAGACTGTGGAGGATATCGCAGCCAGACTTAATATCCCTGTCAGCCAAGTGAATCCCAGGTAGGTCATACAGGATAGACAAATGATTGGGAGCACGGCACTGTACTGTGTTACAGCTGTGCAGGAGAAGTAGTACAATGACGAAGCATATGGTCTAGATGCCAAGACAGGTTGGGATCCTAAGACTTGGTTGTAGTAGATGGTTGGGCTACTGTTTTATGGCTTCTGGTAATGTTAGGACTTCTAAGGACCACTTTCTAATCTAAAGGCTCTAGAATACATGAAAAGAAGATTCTGCACTTATAATTTAGCACAATTACTTATTAAACCCCCAACACTATctctactaaaaataaaaatgataatatttgGGATACATAAAGGTCCAAAATCTCCTGGGTTAATGTTCTCGGCGATGTCCTTCTTGAGAATTGTAAGATTAGACCTTGAGTATCCAAACGTTGCGGAACAAAAAACCATTAACCTTCCCCTTACCAGTAATGGAAAGATGGCTCCGATGTCTCTGTTGCCAGCTCTTACCACAATGTTTTTGTCTGTATTCTCCCCCCGTCAGGGATGCCAAGGCCTGTGTAATTCACGGGACAGATTTgaaggacatgggcacagagcAGATGGACGAGATCCTGCAGAATCACACAGAGATTGTGTTTGCCCGCACCTCGCCTCAGCAGAAGCTCATCATTGTGGAAGGCTGCCAACGCCAGGTAAGGAGGATGTTGACATGGTCCTTCTTAAAAGCGCTGCTCCCCAATCTTAGCTAAACTCAACActattttcatataaatagATCTTTACTTCCTCAGTAACCCCCCAACAGGTTGCATGTGGATTTTGTAGATTAGATTAAGACCTTTTgatttcaatttacatattttttcccACCAGTCTGTAAGAGATAGTCGTCCATGCCCCATCACAGTAAGGCTACCCCAGCCTACTGCCAGAACCATTCTAACGCTCCTGCCCCATTAGGGGGCTATTGTTGCAGTCACAGGTGATGGTGTCAACGACTCCCCGGCTCTGAAGAAGGCAGACATTGGGGTGGCCATGGGTATCGCCGGTTCAGATGTCTCGAAACAGGCAGCGGACATGATTCTCCTGGATGATAATTTTGCTTCCATTGTCACAGGAGTGGAAGAAGGTAAGCAGagaaatatatgtgtaaattaaattaaccctataaaGGCCAACTGAGAATTTATATTGTGCTGGGGAAGAATTTGGAGTTTCATGTGATACCACCCACTAACCTGCAGGGCGCCTTATCTTCGACAACCTGAAGAAGTCCATCGCCTACACCCTGACAAGTAACATCCCAGAGATTACGCCTTTCCTACTCTTCATCATGGCCAATATCCCACTGCCTCTGGGTACCATCACCATCCTGTGCATTGATCTGGGTACCGACATGGTGAGTAGGAAACTCAGACCTGAGTATCTTTTTTTGGATAGTTGTGTAAGCAGTCAGGTCTACAAAGATCATAGGGATAGGTGTGTATGATGTCATCCTCGTGATaacctatgatgtcacatttttttccccttgcaggttccTGCTATCTCTCTCGCTTATGAAGCTGCTGAAAGCGACATCATGAAGAGGCAGCCTAGAAACCCTCGCACAGACAAACTGGTCAACGAGAGGCTGATCAGCATGGCGTACGGGCAAATCGGTAGgggaaaatacagtaaaatataataaaactaagATAAAATTAATGTCGACAATGACCAATATTGTATAAAAAGCCCCAATGCGTTAAAGACACTCTATAGAGAAGACACTACTTTTGCTACGGTGACATAGAACATCATAGATGTAGCCAGATACACGGAAGcttctttttctccattcctTTACCGATCCCCATCAATGTCCActaattgttttttcttctcctctcgTCTTTAGGTATGATCCAGGCTCTGGGCGGCTTCTTCGCATATTTCGTAATTCTAGCAGAAAATGGTTTCCTTCCATCTCATCTGGTTGGAATCCGATTAAACTGGGATGATAGGACCTGCAATGATCTGGAAGACAGCTACGGACAGCAATGGGTAGGTTCTCCAACGGCCCAACGTAGAGCCGCGGCGGTCCTGGGCTAATGGAAAATGTCAAGCGAGGTTGACACAACGCTTCATTCCTGTTTTCTTCCCCAACCTCAGACATACGAACAACGAAAGATTGTGGAGTTCACATGCCACACGGCCTTCTTCGTCAGTATCGTGGTGGTGCAGTGGGCAGATGTCGTTATTTGCAAGACCAGAAGAAATTCTGTGTTCCAGCAGGGCATGAAGTAAGAGAAACTGCCCCCCCTTTACTAAATGCCCTCAGGGATGGTTTGACTATGGGGGCAAACTTTTCAGCCTTCTAAGCCCTTGCACATGAACGGTATTTATGAACGGCCCCTGCTTGCTATTCGTGCGCTAATACCTACGCCTCATTCCAAGACAATAACGAATATGTATCATGACCTGACCTCATTCCATAACTTTGCCTATTTCTCCTAGGAATAAGATCCTCATCTTTGGTCTGTTTGAGGAAACAGCTCTGGCGGCGTTCTTGTCTTATTGCCCCGGAATGGACATTGCATTGAGAATGTACCCTCTAAAGTAAGTGGCAAGCACAGATGCCCTATAGGGCCATACTAACATCGTGCCTCTATTTagagctaattttaggacttttgcattcagattcgaacacattttaaatttaaaaatattgtttaattcaTACACATGTCCAAAAACGGCCAGAATGAAACCAGCAACAAGCTCTGAATTTTcgtttaacatttattttctcaCTTACTCTCGCCCTGCCTCCTCCGACTACTGCTTCCATGTCTCCGCTTCCCCCCGCACTCttccctttttttcatttttctttaaagtacTTCCGcgaaagggcggagcctccacGCGCACCACCTCCTTCCCTCCCATTGGATAGGGGAAGAGGTTGTCCTCTTGGTGTGCGTGGAGACTCCGACCTGTTGCGGCAGGACTCCGAAGAGTGTGGGGGAGtagaaaagaaattagaaaagggtaaaaaaaaggagacaagAAAATGTTTGTCGGAGAAGGCAGAGACAGAGCGGGGAGAGTTTGTGGGTGAGAATAAAAGAATTTCTTTAACGAAAGAAAAACCCTCCAAATTTCATCCGAACCGAAAGCGATCCTAGACCGTTCTTGGTCTTCGTGCACGTGTCCAGTTTTGGGGTCAAATCTCCAGAATCTATTCTATCGAGTTTGAAAGAACGTCCGGAGTATCTACTAACCTATTGGATCTCTGTCTCTCCTACAGACCCAGCTGGTGGTTCTGTGCCTTCCCATACAGCTTCCTCATCTTTATATACGATGAGATCCGAAAACTCATCCTTAGAAGACACCCAGGAGGTAAGAGCGTGAATGAGGTCTAGACCAGGATGAATCACGTGGTTACTGATGGACAGTAATCGGCCATATTGGATTATGGTTATCACTGTGCAACCACAATGGGGGTTAACTCACCAGATCAAACCAGGGCGACGCTAAACGCGGTCATTTTGTTACCCCCTTTCTCGAAGGGTTATAGGGCCAGATGTGGCTTGTGGGGcttatgtccccccccccacctcgGTGTTATTATGTAATACGATGCTGCGGGTTTCTCGTCTTCCGAATAAACTAATatctatgctttttttttttatctttatcttaCAGGTTGGGTAGAAAAAGAGTCTTACTATTAAGTTCCGAGAAATCTCCTAGACCTGGATCCTCGTCGACCTATTAACCCTGCCccgaataaagaaaaaaaaagaaataaaaaaaataaacaaataaaaataaatccaaacaaagttccctaaaaaaaaaaccccatcaacTAACAGTGGTTAACAAAGAATGCAATGTCCGGTATAGAACCCACTCTCCAGCTTTCTGTTCCAGATTCcattttggttctttttttcAACTCATTTCTCTCCCCTCctttttctgtaaaattataaatatatatatatattatatataaatataaatagaaccaggtttttttttttttttgcgctttgttgtttttttttttttatgtttattttatttttaatgatataatataaaaggagggggagagagaaggaaagagaGGACACTAGAAAGAGTGATTTAAGAGCTAAATAAAAGACGCGAAACGGGGAGAAAATGGTTaagaaatggttaatgtttGCAATGGAAGCCATTGTGGCCTCGTGGGACATGCGATCCGCAGCGGCCCCCGAGCCGGAGGATCGCTATCCCTGTGGATGAACGCGAATTGGAAAGGGTCGCCTACGTAGTGTTTACAATGTGAATTTGGAACAGGAGAAAGGATCTTTACAGAGATGCAAGCACATTTATAGATCTATAtctaaaagattattttttccGCCCCTTTTTTCCACCTAACATCATGCAGTGCCATATGCAAATTAATGTatgctaatttgcatatggCACTGCATGGTGATGTCACAGGCAGGGTGTAGCCagcaatatgattttttttccttttatttctgcaTTGTATTGACCTTTCTTAAGGCGCTACGTTCACATTGTAGGGAAGCTGTCTTTGGTGACGGGGTTCCTTTAACCTTCTCACTCCCTGAGCACTGGTagtgaaaaggttaaaaatagaataaagagagaaaggaggcaAGAAGTGAGAGAAATGAAGGGGAGCCACAAAAAGTCAACAAAGGGGCTTCGACAGAACTCTTTCTATTAACCTCTTTGCTGCCAAAGGAATGTGAACGCACTGCTCTGTGTATTCCAGATGTAATGAGCTGCTGCCGTGGCAGCTAATAGAGCTAATCCAGGGATTTGCAGGAGCATCCTAACACGACTCTTTCCGAACAACCTGTCTGGTGTACAGCGTAGGGGGTTTTAACGGGGCACTATGCCTTTGGGTCCCAGAAGGGGCAAGTAACACATTGTAAAGCAATACATTGTTTCCGCCCCTCCCTTGGGCCCTCAAAAAGTGTTGTTAACCCTTCTATTTCCTGCAGAGCATTTCTCATATCGGAGTCTTGTTTCTGTAACGATacaaaccccccccaccccatacaCACCTCGCCCGCCAAGCCCCTTCCGATTTCTCCATATCTGCTGTATTCGGCGTCCGTGGGAGTGAGAGGTTTACGTGTTCCTGCCGTGTGTATTAGCAGGGGGTGAGAGATATGTGTCCTTACGTCTACGTTCTAGGAGGGGGGCGATACGTACATGTCCCCCATGTCTATGTACTAGGAGGGGTCGGGAAGTATGGGTCCCCTCTGTATATTAAGAAGGGATGAGAGGTGGGTGATTTCTCTGTGTATTATTAAGGAGTGAGAGGTGGGTGATTTTATATTAGGAGGGGGGTGCCAGTTGGGTAACGTCGGTTTAGCAGGGGTGATAGGTGGCTTATGATGGCATTAGGTGGGATGAGATTGGCTGTTTTTGTAGGTTTGGGGTAAAACCTAGAAAGTATGTTTCTGTCTCGAGGGGAGGCTTCCCTGCTGCCGGTTACACGCGGAGAAGTGATTGGCGTTGATGTCGGTTTTGTGTCTCCACCCCCCTCTTACATTAGTTTTGTCAAGTTgtcaattatcttttttttatcttgtgttTTCCTGCCATTTTCTGTGATTtacaagaataaataataataaaaaaataccccaaaaaacGGCAAAAAGTCTTAATTTCTGATAAGCACACAGATATAACGGGGTTAACACCCGCCAAAGCAGATCTACCTCGATGGCCTCCTGCAACTGAAGCTCACTAAGGTTGGCCCTtcacaatgtatagtgaagtctaGGATCCCGTACCGAAGACTGTTGGCCAAGTTCCCAATGGGACGTATGCCAAAATAACACATTGTCCACATGACCATTATCAACACGAGTTACCCCCAATCCTCTTGCACTCGGCTGTGACCTTAGTATAGAgtcattatattaattatacgGCGTACAAAGACATTAGCAAACACTTTGTAGACGATCTCCTCGCGATGCATGACATGGGAGTCTACAGAGCCGAAGGCTTGGtgtttgatacatttttattacatattaaccAAGATCAAGGGTTTACAGGAATAAAGATCCAATACAACACAATTATGACACTCACAGCCAACTATGACTTCAAATCCTCTACCTGCCCCACACCGGGGTAAATTAAAGGTGTGCTGTCCTTGGCCGGCCTGATATGGATTTTGTGCAAGTTGGGTAAAACTACACCGAAAAACACCCAACATAGGAAATAATCCACAAGTTGACCGTGAAGACGAAGGCTTTGCGGGGGGTCTTCTATGCAATTATGAGGGTATTTACTGCCGGTTACTGACCTTTCATTTAGTATAAGTGCAAATACTGCTGGCAAAGTGCCCGGTGGGAAAGGAAACGTTACACTGAGCAATATTGGAGAAGGTTCCCCCGTTGTGCCGCGCGTAGAGCGGAACCCAGAGTCTGGCTGTTAGACGGGCTCCATCTGAAGCTCTTCGACATCCCCCTCCAAAGCATGGAAAGACGCGTGAGATCCGATCACCACAAGTGTGGCCCCTGGAAAATGAGACAGAGGGTTAAATAAGAGAGATCCTTTCATGAGGCCAATGACCCAAAGGGGTCAAAAGGAGCAAACGCTTACCTAAAACCCAAAATACAGCAGCTCCTGCGCCGGCGAGCCAGAAGAACGGGAAGGAAACCGCTCCGGCTACACCGTACTGATTGGCGGCACTCAGCTCCCGACCTGCCGAGAGAGGAGATTATGGAGTACGGGGTAACGGGACGCTCATGGCCTTGTGTTAAAATTATGGGAAAATTCCAACTTACCGAACAGAACCAGCTTAGACTGCAGAGTCTTCAGGTAAATAATGTAACAAGCTCCGAAAAAGATGGCTATGGCTATGAGCAGCATCGGGGAGGTGATGCTACAAGACAGAAAGAGAGCACGGGGTCAGGCGAGACTGAGAACAGGACGAGTGGATGGTGCGAGACGCAAGATAAAGAAAGGGGGGACAGGGATGTACAAGATGGTGAGGGTAAAGAGATGGAGAACAGACAACACCTGCTCCATACGGGTGGTTAAAGGGTCCATTAAGGTGGTTGAAGCCAACAAGGAGCAAGACAGAGAGGAAGGAGAGGGTGGGGTAGAAGGGACAGACAGGGAGGGAGGAGTAGATGAGGTAGAGGGGcagacagagggagaggaaaAGGTGGTGTAACGGGGAAGACAAGGAGGGAAAAGTGGGTGGGTAGAAGGTGCAGACAGAGAGGGAGGAGTGGGTGGGGGAGAGGTAGAGGGGGCAGACAGAGAGGGAAGAGTGGGTGGGGCACAggggcagagagagggagaagtgGGTGGGGGAGAGGTAGAGGGGGCAGATAGAGAGGGAGGAGTAGGTGGGGCACGGGGGCAGACAGAGAAATGGTCAGAGTGTGGTTTATTGTCACTCACATGCAGTACATGATGAGGCCCAGGAAGATGAAGATGTAGTTACTCTGAAAATGCTCCACGTTCCCAGTCACCCGCTTACACAGCTCCCCAAAGTTTTGTGGGCGAGAGAAACGCCTCTGATCGACGAAGTTACCCCAGGGGCGGATGTGGGCCCGACGGCGGTCAAACCAATCTCTGGCAGTAGTCTGGGAGATCATTTTGGGAAATATCCTGCAAAGAACATAATGGAAGGAGGGGAGTGCTTAACAGTAATGGAGAGGAGAACTAAAACAGGTGAGAGGACATCAAGCTAAATcctcctcactgtattacttttttttaatcactttttaggctgatgttgatttaaatcacaaaagtttattaattatttaggaAGTTCCGTTAAAGAGGGCCTAGGAAGCCAACATGATAACCCCCTCAAAGCAAAACATGACATTCTGAAGGGACTGATGAGAAGAACTTCCAAAGGGAAACCAACAGACCACGTCTCGTACTTATTAATGATGCCAGTCGGTCCCTCTTCAGCAGCGGCACCGAAGACGTCCCCGTTCTTTCCTGCCATGTTCTTCTACGTCTGGTGGGTTAGGACTTCCTGCCACAGGAAAACGAGACACACGGGGCTTTATTAAACTAATTCAACTGCCGCCTTCCCTATCCAGGGGCAAAACCTATCCGAAAATCAATTCTTCATGTATCTAAGTCTCTTTATTTACATTGGTCTTTGAGGATGAAGGAAGCTTTCTACTGAGGGGGAAGCAGAAGCTTCAACAAGGAACCAACTGTGAAGTCCAGCCACCTGAAGCTGTCCGTTTCTATGAAGACATTTAGATAAGGAGGGACTTCGCTACTCTGCTCACCCAATGAAAGCTCTGGCCCTGGGGATCAACCGGAGTTCACTAATTCCACACTACAGCTTGGCCCTTAGGACACATCGCTATACGAAGAGGGAGCCGTTGTCCTTGGTAGCAGGAAAGTAGAAAGGTGACAGGAGACCCACCGCTATTAAAACCAGTAATTCCGGAATCCCGTGGAAACCAGGCGAGTGACGCATTTCCGAATCAATGGGACATCAATAAACACCCAAAAACATGCCCTCTGAGCTAATGCGGACCTACGTAAATAGACGGTAGtttatttattctcttttatttttggcATTCCAAAAGAAACTTTTAGAATACAGAACTATGCCCATATTTTatcagaaagaaaaagaggaaaacaacgaagcaccaaaaaaaaaaatatttgaggtAGGAGGTTTTATTTTACGGGCAAATCGGTAGGTGACATCATcccttgtgatgtcatatttccTGTTCCAGGATCTGTGTATTTATGGCGTTACAGGAATTTCTTTCCCCTTCGATAAATCCCAAAATagttagaaaaacaaaatctatacattttttagtaAGGGGACCCGTCACTCAAAACATCCTCGCCAATTAAATACAGACGTTTCCTGATCCTATATGATGAGCCGACACCGAGATGTGGGAAATT
This window of the Spea bombifrons isolate aSpeBom1 chromosome 12, aSpeBom1.2.pri, whole genome shotgun sequence genome carries:
- the RABAC1 gene encoding prenylated Rab acceptor protein 1, with protein sequence MAGKNGDVFGAAAEEGPTGIINKIFPKMISQTTARDWFDRRRAHIRPWGNFVDQRRFSRPQNFGELCKRVTGNVEHFQSNYIFIFLGLIMYCIITSPMLLIAIAIFFGACYIIYLKTLQSKLVLFGRELSAANQYGVAGAVSFPFFWLAGAGAAVFWVLGATLVVIGSHASFHALEGDVEELQMEPV
- the ATP1A3 gene encoding sodium/potassium-transporting ATPase subunit alpha-3; the protein is MGYGRSDSYRVATTQDNKDDNSPKKGKGVQKKEMDELKKEVAMTEHKMSVEEVCRKYNTDCVQGLTLSKAAEILARDGPNALTPPPTTPEWIKFCRQLFGGFSILLWIGAILCFLAYGILAGTEDDPSRDNLYLGIVLAAVVIITGCFSYYQEAKSSKIMESFKNMVPQQALIIREGEKMQLNAEEVVVGDLVEVKGGDRVPADLRIISAHGCKVDNSSLTGESEPQTRSPDCTHDNPLETRNIAFFSTNCVEGTARGVVVATGDRTVMGRIATLASGLEVGKTPIAKEIEHFIQLITGVAVFLGISFFILSLILGYSWLEAVIFLIGIIVANVPEGLLATVTVCLTLTAKRMARKNCLVKNLEAVETLGSTSTICSDKTGTLTQNRMTVAHMWFDNQIHEADTTEDQSGASFDKSSPTWVALARIAALCNRAAFKAGNDNIPILKRDVAGDASESALLKCIELSCGSVKLMREKNKKVAEIPFNSTNKYQLSIHETEDPNDNRYLLVMKGAPERILENCSTILIQGKEQPLDDELKEAFQNAYLELGGLGERVLGFCHYYFPEELHPKGFAFDTEDLNFSTENLCFVGLMSMIDPPRAAVPDAVGKCRSAGIKVIMVTGDHPITAKAIAKGVGIISEGNETVEDIAARLNIPVSQVNPRDAKACVIHGTDLKDMGTEQMDEILQNHTEIVFARTSPQQKLIIVEGCQRQGAIVAVTGDGVNDSPALKKADIGVAMGIAGSDVSKQAADMILLDDNFASIVTGVEEGRLIFDNLKKSIAYTLTSNIPEITPFLLFIMANIPLPLGTITILCIDLGTDMVPAISLAYEAAESDIMKRQPRNPRTDKLVNERLISMAYGQIGMIQALGGFFAYFVILAENGFLPSHLVGIRLNWDDRTCNDLEDSYGQQWTYEQRKIVEFTCHTAFFVSIVVVQWADVVICKTRRNSVFQQGMKNKILIFGLFEETALAAFLSYCPGMDIALRMYPLKPSWWFCAFPYSFLIFIYDEIRKLILRRHPGGWVEKESYY